Genomic DNA from Comamonas resistens:
TTGGATACCTCGTCGATCTCGAAGAACCAGGCCCATGCCAGAAAAGCCAGCACAAAGGCCGTGACCAGCCACACCACACGATCCGAATGGCTTGCGCGTACCTCGTCGAAGTCACCTATGACCGGCATGGCAGCATGCCGACGCGCAGACCCGGGCATGGGTGAAGGCATGGGCGCGGACTCAGCCGTCATCGCGGGTGTTGTTGTGGATGTGGCCTTCGATGTCTCACCGGGCACTGCTGTCTCCGTCATTCCTGCCCCTCCTCTGCAGAGACCAGTCTTTTCACCGGTTGCACCGCTACCTTCATGCGCCCACTCTGCACGACGCGAACATTCTGCTGCGGGGCTGCCTGCTGGACACCGCCATTCAGGCGCTTGAGCACCTCATCGCGCGCGCCCTGCAACACCACCTGCCCCTTGTCCACCACGATGATCTTGTCCACCGCCTGCAGCACAGCGGGCCGGTGCGTGGCCACGACCAGGGTGCGCCCCGGTGCAAGCTTGCGCAACCGGGCAATCACGTCACGCTCGGCCACATCGTCCAGCGCCGCCGTGGGCTCGTCCAGCAGCAGCACGCGCGGCTGGCGCAACATCAGGCGCGCCAACAACAGACTCTGACGCTGACCGCCCGACAGGCCTTGCCCTCCTTCCATGACCATGTGATCCAGCCCCGTGGGCAGGGTGCACACAAAGGCCCAGGCACCCGCGTCCTGCAGCGCAGCCATGAGTTCCGCATCGCTCGCATGAGGAGCGCCCAACAGCAGGTTCTCGCGCAGCGAACCGTAGAACAGTCGCGCATTTTGCGTCAGCAGGCCTACGTCGCGGCGCACGTCGGCCGGGTCTATGTGGGCCAGAGCCACGTCGTCCAACAGCAGGCGCCCGCTCACGGGTTCGGTCAGACCCGACAGCGCCTGCAGCAGCGTCGACTTGCCCGCTCCGTTGCGCCCCAGGATGGCGATGCGCTCACCGGCTGCGATCTGCAGCTTCTTGACCTGCAGTGCCGGGGTCTTGCCGTCGTAGCTGAACACGGCTTCGCTGAAGTCGTAGCGCCCCTCGATGACAGGGCGGTGGACGCGGCTGCCGTCCTCGGCGTGGTCCACGGGCAGGTGCATGAGCTGGTCCAACCCATCGCTGGCCATCTTGGCCTGCTGCCAGCGATTGAGCACACCGGTCACGCTGGACAAGGGCGCCAGCATGCGGCTGACCAGAATGGAAGAGGCAACCAGCACGCCTGTGCTCATCTCGCCGCGCATCACCTGGGGAGCGCCAAAGAACACCACAAAGGCGAAAGCACTGCCCTGCACCGTCTGCATCCAGTTGCTCAGATGATGCAGCAATGCCCGCAGCTTCAGACCCGACTCGGCATTCACGACGTTGTAGTGATTCCACTGATTCTGAAAGCGCGGCTCGGCCTGCAGCAGCTTGATGTCCTCAATGCCCTGCACCGTCTCCACCAGCATGGCATTGCGCAGCGCCGATTCGCGCATGTTGGCCTGAGCCAGCTTGCGCAGACGCTTTTGGGCCAGCAGGCTGGGCGCCAGCAGCAGCACAAAGGCCGCCAGCGGCACCCACACCAGCGAGCCCGCAATCATCCAGAAGATGAAGCAGAACAGCAGAAAGAACGGCAGGTCGGCCACGGCCGCTGCCGTGGTGGAAGTCAGCATCTCCCGCACCGGCTCCAGCTCACGGATCTGGGCCACAAAGGTTCCTGTGGCGC
This window encodes:
- a CDS encoding type I secretion system permease/ATPase; this translates as MNEAMNQVAAEQASAKQLPPLMQGWLDAVLAVAAHYQIDTSRERLRVDAAWAADGMSSEDLRHGMRQMAQQAGLAVTEVAPDLARLTAWRLPVAVQLRGGQVAVVTALTEGGLRLLLSGDEGGESTHTLAELQPEVETMAVLRPLQSAPDSRVDSYLRPVKRHWLRDIVFADLRPYGHILLASFITNLMALGGILFSMQVYDRVVPSQSEPTLYVLFGGVLLSIAFAWAMRAARMHITDMLGKRADLRISDRVFGHALRVKNSARPRATGTFVAQIRELEPVREMLTSTTAAAVADLPFFLLFCFIFWMIAGSLVWVPLAAFVLLLAPSLLAQKRLRKLAQANMRESALRNAMLVETVQGIEDIKLLQAEPRFQNQWNHYNVVNAESGLKLRALLHHLSNWMQTVQGSAFAFVVFFGAPQVMRGEMSTGVLVASSILVSRMLAPLSSVTGVLNRWQQAKMASDGLDQLMHLPVDHAEDGSRVHRPVIEGRYDFSEAVFSYDGKTPALQVKKLQIAAGERIAILGRNGAGKSTLLQALSGLTEPVSGRLLLDDVALAHIDPADVRRDVGLLTQNARLFYGSLRENLLLGAPHASDAELMAALQDAGAWAFVCTLPTGLDHMVMEGGQGLSGGQRQSLLLARLMLRQPRVLLLDEPTAALDDVAERDVIARLRKLAPGRTLVVATHRPAVLQAVDKIIVVDKGQVVLQGARDEVLKRLNGGVQQAAPQQNVRVVQSGRMKVAVQPVKRLVSAEEGQE